In Saccharicrinis fermentans DSM 9555 = JCM 21142, a genomic segment contains:
- a CDS encoding GDSL-type esterase/lipase family protein, whose translation MNLLLKLSSLLSVLLLICLDLIAQSHAYNLTTDVILERSFNKNRQINTNNFTFPNGKLKCLVMSFDDGPEHDRVLLEKLNKANIVGTFHLNSGRLGKKAEWLSSELGYDVHFVTESEVSSLYRGHEISGHTVHHIGLNNPNDSIIKFEVSSDLKRMNALIDNEYYRPVQGLAYPFGAYNHQTVSILEELGLKYARTVDATYNFEIPTSNFLTLNPTCHIFDALNYGSYFVNDEATQMQLLNIWGHSYEFHKNWELADSICNMLGNKEDIWYAQTVELVDYLTAIEELSYANDSVFNPSKDITVWVKNKNGDVVALLPGQSMAVHFQSSYAEVSELDRLYPPGSTIIKYHGDWTKNHYKERITTFKNSPLNFGDIVFIGNSITEQGGDWGEKLGVKNVRNRGIAGDVTDGVLKRINEITYYKPRTVFILIGINDLFNLYFQKEIPSPEYVANNILKITEVIHKGSPETKIYLQTILPTSKDYLMEDITKVNTMIRMHKTDSNYNLIDLFEVFVGDDGLIKPNLTSDGTHLNKLGYQLWVETINATINR comes from the coding sequence ATGAATTTACTTTTAAAGTTAAGTAGTTTGCTTTCAGTTTTATTGTTGATATGTCTTGATTTAATTGCACAAAGCCATGCTTATAATCTGACAACAGACGTCATTTTAGAACGGAGCTTTAATAAAAATAGACAGATAAATACTAATAACTTTACTTTCCCCAATGGCAAACTGAAATGCTTGGTAATGAGTTTTGATGATGGTCCGGAACACGATCGGGTATTGTTAGAAAAGCTGAATAAAGCAAACATTGTTGGAACCTTTCATCTTAATTCAGGCAGATTGGGTAAAAAGGCCGAATGGTTAAGTTCTGAATTGGGGTACGATGTGCATTTCGTTACAGAATCTGAAGTAAGTTCCTTATATCGTGGTCATGAAATCTCAGGACACACTGTGCACCATATCGGCTTAAACAACCCAAACGATTCAATCATTAAATTTGAGGTGTCCTCTGATCTTAAAAGGATGAATGCCTTAATTGACAATGAGTATTATAGACCAGTTCAAGGCCTGGCATATCCTTTTGGAGCATACAATCATCAAACGGTGAGTATTTTGGAAGAGTTAGGCCTTAAATATGCTCGAACAGTTGATGCCACATATAATTTTGAAATACCCACATCTAATTTTCTAACACTTAATCCCACATGCCATATTTTTGATGCACTAAACTATGGTTCTTATTTTGTCAATGATGAGGCTACTCAAATGCAATTGTTAAATATTTGGGGGCATAGTTATGAATTCCATAAAAATTGGGAGCTAGCTGATTCTATATGCAATATGTTAGGGAATAAGGAAGATATATGGTATGCTCAAACGGTTGAACTGGTTGATTATTTAACTGCCATTGAGGAGTTATCGTACGCTAATGATTCCGTTTTTAATCCATCAAAAGATATTACGGTTTGGGTAAAAAATAAAAATGGAGATGTTGTAGCCTTACTTCCTGGTCAAAGCATGGCGGTTCATTTTCAAAGTTCATATGCTGAGGTAAGTGAACTTGACCGTCTTTATCCACCTGGATCAACAATCATTAAGTATCATGGCGATTGGACAAAGAATCATTACAAAGAGCGAATTACCACATTTAAAAATTCACCTTTAAATTTTGGAGATATAGTATTTATTGGAAATAGTATAACAGAGCAAGGCGGTGATTGGGGCGAGAAATTAGGTGTAAAAAACGTACGTAACCGTGGCATTGCAGGTGATGTAACTGATGGTGTTTTAAAACGAATAAACGAAATAACGTATTATAAGCCAAGAACGGTTTTTATATTAATTGGTATCAACGATTTGTTTAATTTATATTTTCAAAAAGAGATTCCATCTCCTGAATATGTGGCAAATAACATCCTTAAAATTACAGAAGTAATTCATAAAGGATCTCCGGAAACAAAAATTTATTTGCAAACCATTCTACCAACATCCAAAGATTATTTGATGGAGGATATAACCAAAGTAAACACCATGATCAGAATGCATAAAACCGATTCAAATTATAATTTGATTGATTTATTCGAGGTATTTGTTGGAGATGACGGTTTAATAAAACCTAACCTTACATCGGATGGTACACATTTAAATAAATTGGGTTATCAACTTTGGGTAGAAACAATAAATGCAACTATAAATAGGTGA
- a CDS encoding alpha/beta hydrolase: MCSSKKEASSRIEHVEAFKSQYIPARNIDIWLPQNYSEDKKYNVLYMHDGQMLYDSTATWNGQSWNAGETMQKMMDAKRIKETIIVGIYNIAELRTIEYFPRKAFDLLEPEIKDSLSQELLKQEPESDHYLKFIVQELKPYIDSVYSTNRAKENTFVAGSSMGGLISMYAICEYPDVFGAAACLSTHWPGSFESNIEIPTAFKRYMEANLPSPENHKIYFDYGTETLDALYKPYQLMVDSVMRKKGFTSDNWMSKEFVGHAHKETDWAKRLHIPFEFILK, translated from the coding sequence ATGTGTAGCTCAAAAAAAGAAGCTTCTTCTAGAATTGAGCATGTAGAAGCATTTAAATCGCAGTATATTCCTGCTCGTAATATAGATATATGGTTGCCTCAAAACTATTCAGAGGATAAGAAATACAATGTACTTTATATGCACGATGGGCAAATGTTATATGATAGTACAGCTACCTGGAATGGACAAAGCTGGAATGCCGGAGAAACCATGCAAAAAATGATGGATGCCAAAAGGATTAAAGAAACGATTATTGTTGGTATTTATAATATTGCAGAACTAAGAACCATAGAGTATTTTCCACGTAAAGCTTTTGATTTATTGGAGCCTGAAATAAAAGATAGTCTAAGTCAGGAACTATTGAAACAAGAACCTGAATCGGATCATTATCTCAAGTTCATTGTTCAGGAGTTAAAGCCTTATATCGATTCGGTTTATAGTACAAACCGTGCCAAAGAAAATACTTTTGTGGCCGGATCAAGTATGGGCGGTTTAATTTCTATGTATGCTATTTGCGAATACCCGGATGTGTTCGGAGCTGCAGCTTGTCTCTCAACGCATTGGCCTGGTTCTTTTGAAAGTAATATCGAAATTCCAACAGCTTTTAAAAGGTATATGGAAGCGAATTTACCGTCACCGGAAAATCACAAAATCTATTTTGATTATGGTACGGAAACGTTGGATGCGCTTTATAAACCATATCAACTGATGGTTGATAGTGTAATGAGAAAGAAGGGGTTTACCTCAGATAATTGGATGAGCAAAGAATTTGTTGGACATGCCCATAAGGAAACAGATTGGGCTAAACGTTTGCATATACCTTTTGAGTTTATATTAAAGTAG
- a CDS encoding T9SS type A sorting domain-containing protein: MCFVYAKKLNGFVPHVGIGDPTYFNNAWIAPNPVSDDLKIFSGDNPLKRVKITSISGQVLYDKLVVGNEESVHLSSYSNGIYLVHLIGDDNGYKVFKVVKK; this comes from the coding sequence ATTTGCTTTGTTTACGCAAAAAAACTGAACGGTTTTGTTCCTCATGTAGGTATTGGAGATCCTACTTATTTTAACAATGCTTGGATCGCTCCTAATCCGGTTAGCGATGATTTAAAGATTTTTTCTGGAGATAATCCGCTTAAAAGAGTCAAAATTACCTCCATATCAGGACAAGTGCTTTATGATAAATTAGTTGTAGGAAATGAAGAAAGTGTCCACCTGTCTTCATATAGCAACGGAATTTATTTAGTCCATCTAATTGGAGATGATAATGGATACAAAGTTTTTAAAGTAGTTAAAAAGTAA
- a CDS encoding alpha-amylase family glycosyl hydrolase, producing the protein MKNWFMFLLMAWSTLFVRAQVVTSDPTIPLESDEVTITFYADEGSGGLEDYTGEVYAHTGVITDKSSSGSDWKYASTWGDNDEKYKLTRITTNTYTLSISPSIREYYGVPEGEVIEQMAFVFRSADNLKEGKDTGNKDIFVDVSEEVLSVSVSSPVNNSVFEQGADVEIKVDALLSDHLELFVNEVSVLSTTSQSITYTISNVTLDKYEVKAVATKDGEMVDTDVKFFVRGDVVNESMPSGLRRGVNVIDDHTVTVLLFAPDKAFVYLMGDFNNWEPSNDALMKKDGDYFWLTVNGLNSDAEYAYQFWFENGLKVADPYTNKVLDPWNDQYILDRVYPELKDYPEGKTEEIVSVFTTADQSYEWQIDDFDVPDPSRLVIYELLIRDFTDNGDIKTVTDSIQYLKRLGVTAIELMPFNEFEGNDSWGYNPSFYFAPDKAYGTANDYKEFVDVCHQNGIAVLMDMVLNHSFGQSPFARMYLEDGKPADNNPWYNREHNMLEPAAQWGYDFNHESVHTQQLVDSINAFWLEEYKIDGFRFDFTKGFTNTEYPVGDWASAYDESRITILKRMADAIWGVKEDAIVSFEHLSDNSEEKELAEYGILLWGNHNYSFNEATMGFNENDKSDFSWASYLERGWTKPHIVNYMESHDEERIMYKNNTYGASSVTYDVTNLATGLERTKAAAVFLLAIPGPKMIWQFGELGYDYSINSCSDGSISDDCRTAKKPVKWDYLEVDQRKSLFDIYREMIQLKKDEPVFATENFNMEVGASTKLIELNLSGSDIRLVGNFDLTEKTVLPKFSTTGYWYNHFDGDSINVSNTGMTYTLEPGEFALFTQKN; encoded by the coding sequence ATGAAAAATTGGTTCATGTTTTTATTGATGGCTTGGAGTACCTTGTTCGTCAGGGCGCAGGTCGTTACATCTGATCCTACGATTCCTCTAGAAAGCGATGAGGTTACCATTACTTTTTATGCAGATGAGGGAAGCGGAGGTTTAGAAGATTATACGGGTGAGGTATATGCGCACACAGGTGTTATTACCGATAAGAGTAGTAGTGGATCCGATTGGAAATATGCCTCCACTTGGGGCGATAATGATGAAAAATATAAATTGACAAGAATTACTACTAATACCTACACACTAAGTATTTCGCCCAGTATTCGTGAATATTACGGAGTGCCTGAAGGAGAGGTGATTGAACAAATGGCTTTTGTGTTTAGAAGTGCTGATAACTTAAAAGAAGGTAAGGATACCGGCAACAAAGATATTTTTGTGGATGTGTCAGAGGAGGTATTGAGCGTTTCTGTTTCTTCTCCTGTTAATAATAGTGTCTTTGAGCAGGGTGCTGATGTTGAAATAAAAGTAGATGCCTTGCTGAGTGATCATCTTGAACTGTTTGTTAATGAAGTTTCGGTGCTTAGTACCACAAGTCAATCAATCACATATACTATTTCAAATGTGACTCTTGATAAATATGAAGTTAAGGCAGTCGCTACCAAGGATGGAGAGATGGTAGATACTGATGTTAAGTTTTTTGTAAGGGGAGATGTGGTGAATGAAAGCATGCCTTCGGGCTTGCGGCGTGGTGTTAATGTGATAGATGATCATACTGTTACCGTTTTGTTGTTTGCTCCTGATAAGGCTTTTGTTTATCTGATGGGCGATTTTAATAATTGGGAGCCTTCCAACGATGCACTGATGAAAAAAGATGGTGATTACTTTTGGTTGACGGTGAATGGCTTGAATAGTGATGCCGAGTATGCTTATCAGTTTTGGTTTGAGAATGGTCTTAAAGTGGCTGATCCTTATACCAATAAAGTGTTGGATCCTTGGAACGATCAATACATTTTGGATCGGGTGTATCCTGAGTTGAAAGATTATCCTGAAGGAAAAACGGAAGAGATTGTTAGTGTGTTTACAACGGCAGATCAAAGTTATGAATGGCAAATTGATGATTTTGATGTCCCAGATCCATCTCGGCTTGTGATATACGAATTGCTGATTCGTGATTTTACAGATAACGGAGACATTAAAACAGTCACTGATTCTATCCAATATTTGAAACGTTTAGGTGTTACTGCCATTGAACTGATGCCCTTCAATGAGTTTGAAGGGAATGATAGCTGGGGCTATAACCCATCGTTTTATTTTGCGCCTGATAAGGCTTATGGTACAGCCAATGATTACAAGGAATTTGTGGATGTCTGTCATCAAAATGGGATAGCTGTCTTAATGGACATGGTGCTCAATCACTCTTTTGGCCAGTCTCCTTTTGCGAGGATGTATCTTGAGGATGGCAAGCCGGCAGACAATAATCCATGGTATAATCGCGAACATAATATGTTGGAGCCGGCAGCTCAATGGGGCTACGACTTTAATCATGAGAGTGTTCATACCCAGCAGCTGGTAGATTCTATCAACGCCTTTTGGTTGGAAGAATATAAGATAGATGGTTTTAGGTTCGATTTTACCAAAGGATTTACGAACACTGAATATCCAGTGGGCGATTGGGCCAGTGCTTATGATGAAAGTCGAATCACGATATTAAAACGTATGGCAGATGCTATCTGGGGCGTGAAGGAGGATGCCATTGTATCCTTTGAGCATTTAAGTGATAACTCCGAAGAAAAAGAGTTGGCTGAATATGGTATTTTGCTTTGGGGTAACCATAATTACAGTTTTAATGAAGCGACCATGGGATTTAACGAAAACGATAAGTCAGATTTTTCCTGGGCCTCTTATCTCGAAAGAGGATGGACGAAGCCACATATTGTTAATTATATGGAAAGCCATGATGAGGAACGTATTATGTATAAAAATAATACTTATGGGGCAAGTTCAGTAACTTATGATGTCACTAATTTGGCAACTGGCTTGGAACGAACAAAGGCTGCTGCTGTCTTTTTATTAGCTATCCCTGGTCCAAAGATGATCTGGCAATTTGGAGAGCTGGGCTATGACTACAGTATCAATAGCTGTAGTGATGGATCCATTAGTGATGATTGTCGTACTGCTAAAAAACCAGTGAAGTGGGATTACCTGGAGGTAGATCAACGAAAATCACTGTTTGATATTTACCGGGAGATGATTCAGCTGAAAAAAGATGAACCAGTATTTGCTACCGAAAACTTCAACATGGAGGTGGGTGCTTCAACTAAATTGATTGAACTTAACTTGAGCGGTTCAGATATTCGACTGGTGGGAAACTTTGATTTAACCGAGAAAACAGTCTTGCCAAAGTTCAGTACAACAGGTTATTGGTACAATCATTTTGATGGTGACAGTATAAATGTAAGCAATACTGGCATGACCTATACCTTGGAGCCGGGCGAATTTGCTTTGTTTACGCAAAAAAACTGA
- a CDS encoding glycoside hydrolase family 13 protein has translation MKYINLFLFVLFFFSACQHPSTTNQPNELAAPPSWAKDVIWYQIFVERFYNGDKSNDPTPKTMYAASNFKDTPEDWKLTEWTGDWYKEDDWAKETGLDFYGNLQMRRYGGDLQGVLDKLDYLQELGITAIYFNPLNDAPSLHKYDARNYHHIDVTFGPDPEGDMEIIASEDPNDPSTWKWTAADQMFLKIIEACHQRAIRVVLDYSWNHTGVEFWAWRDIVKNQEKSKYKDWYIIQSFDDPNTPENEFEYEGWLNIKSLPAFKKVHTHGEHKAGFPYEGDLHPGVKQHVFDVTKRWLAPNGDVSKGLDGYRLDVADHIPMGFWRDYRKYVKSIKPDAYLVGEIWWQEWPNKLMDPVPYVSGDVFDAVMHYQVYRPARYFFAKSNLQIDAAQLVDSLNYQWGRIADATAKAMMNVSATHDSPRLLTSFANPGMYKYKAKPNDDENYLTGKPNAETYQRVKLYLLHQFTSVGAPQIWNGDEMGMWGADDPDCRKPLWWPEYSFDDENRNSVLNKEPEYDAVGFDEDLYRYYQQMIRLRKENPVLVDGKIAFVKAEGPLLAYTRSLGEERFLVILNAGDEEVDFELSPDKKYIDALTGARLEGDKVMMERFSGYGLKVMDN, from the coding sequence ATGAAGTACATTAACCTATTCTTATTTGTCCTCTTTTTTTTTAGCGCTTGCCAACATCCATCAACCACAAACCAACCAAACGAATTAGCAGCTCCTCCTTCTTGGGCCAAGGATGTTATCTGGTATCAAATATTTGTGGAGCGGTTTTATAATGGCGATAAGTCTAATGACCCTACTCCGAAAACGATGTACGCAGCTTCTAATTTTAAGGACACACCAGAAGATTGGAAGTTAACTGAATGGACCGGTGACTGGTATAAAGAAGATGATTGGGCCAAAGAAACTGGACTGGATTTTTATGGTAATCTGCAGATGCGTAGGTATGGTGGTGATCTGCAGGGGGTTCTTGATAAATTAGATTATTTACAGGAACTGGGCATTACTGCTATTTATTTTAATCCCTTAAATGATGCACCTTCTCTTCATAAATATGATGCACGGAATTATCATCATATTGATGTAACATTTGGCCCGGACCCTGAAGGGGATATGGAGATCATTGCATCTGAAGACCCCAACGATCCTTCCACCTGGAAATGGACTGCGGCCGATCAGATGTTTTTGAAGATTATTGAAGCATGTCACCAAAGGGCTATTCGAGTGGTGCTCGATTATTCGTGGAATCATACTGGCGTTGAATTTTGGGCATGGAGAGATATCGTAAAAAATCAAGAGAAATCTAAGTATAAAGATTGGTATATCATTCAATCTTTTGATGATCCCAATACGCCTGAAAATGAATTTGAATATGAAGGATGGTTGAATATTAAAAGTCTGCCTGCCTTTAAAAAGGTTCATACCCATGGCGAACACAAAGCAGGTTTTCCTTACGAAGGCGATTTACATCCAGGTGTAAAACAGCACGTTTTTGATGTCACCAAGCGTTGGTTGGCTCCCAATGGTGATGTGAGTAAAGGACTGGATGGTTATCGACTGGATGTGGCAGATCATATACCCATGGGTTTTTGGCGCGACTATCGTAAGTATGTGAAATCTATTAAACCGGATGCTTATTTGGTGGGAGAGATATGGTGGCAGGAATGGCCGAATAAACTGATGGATCCTGTTCCTTATGTGAGCGGCGATGTGTTTGATGCCGTCATGCATTATCAGGTGTATCGTCCGGCACGGTACTTTTTTGCAAAATCTAATTTGCAGATTGATGCAGCTCAACTCGTAGATAGTTTAAATTATCAATGGGGAAGAATAGCGGATGCTACAGCAAAAGCCATGATGAACGTTTCTGCAACGCATGATTCACCAAGGTTGTTAACTTCGTTTGCCAACCCGGGTATGTACAAATACAAAGCCAAACCCAACGATGATGAAAATTACCTAACTGGGAAGCCAAACGCAGAAACTTATCAGCGTGTAAAACTATATTTGTTACATCAATTTACCAGTGTAGGTGCTCCTCAAATATGGAATGGCGACGAAATGGGCATGTGGGGTGCGGATGATCCTGATTGTCGTAAACCGCTCTGGTGGCCAGAGTATTCCTTTGATGATGAAAATAGAAATAGTGTGTTGAATAAGGAGCCTGAATATGATGCGGTGGGCTTTGATGAGGATTTGTATCGTTATTATCAACAGATGATTCGCTTACGTAAAGAAAATCCCGTTTTGGTGGATGGAAAAATAGCGTTTGTGAAAGCCGAAGGCCCTTTGTTAGCCTATACCAGAAGTCTGGGTGAAGAGAGGTTTTTGGTTATATTAAATGCCGGAGATGAAGAAGTGGATTTTGAATTGTCGCCCGATAAGAAATATATAGATGCTCTAACAGGTGCGAGACTAGAGGGAGATAAAGTGATGATGGAGCGTTTTTCTGGTTATGGCTTAAAAGTAATGGATAACTGA
- a CDS encoding SusF/SusE family outer membrane protein, producing the protein MKNIFLKVTGLFLVSLILVLVGCEKDDLKTLDAEMVTWKNDGITSTSVELSGYVVAEENGFTEYGVVWGTNENPTISDNKKVADKVENAVYWVTVDGLEHLTTYHYRAYVETEDGTVIYGDDDKFTTLAHVATVTIADVATNVTDISADIDANVPYDGKDEVTEKGVVYSTASNPTVDDSKVDGGSGMGEFTASLSGLVANTTYYARAYAINGVGTVYTSEISFKTAIGIATVVTGEATGAATSAIIAGNNVTYNGGADVTERGVCYSTSENPTVDDIVVNASEAGDGEFTVELSELDMNTTYYARAYAINSEGVAYGSDVVFATYPAAMYINGSFTGNPSWSWDDPAVIEMIPVHSNPHLFWKIAWFDANSELKFNSAKAWNGTEFGKVGDASGENGVWNKGGDNIPSGEEGYKMIVVNLLTNTIQITDPVIYAQGSAFGNWNGGEFLFTPDATDAKVLVSPAAVADDNARMYVTATTLTNGDGNVVDWWQAEFNVYTGGIEYRGTGNDQAAAPILTGQKVKLNFSTETGLFE; encoded by the coding sequence ATGAAAAATATATTTCTTAAAGTTACAGGTCTGTTTTTGGTTTCGCTGATACTTGTTTTGGTAGGATGTGAAAAAGATGACCTAAAAACTCTGGATGCCGAAATGGTAACCTGGAAAAATGATGGAATTACATCCACCTCTGTTGAATTGAGTGGATATGTGGTTGCGGAAGAAAATGGATTTACTGAGTATGGAGTAGTTTGGGGTACGAATGAAAATCCTACTATATCCGACAATAAAAAAGTTGCTGACAAAGTTGAAAATGCGGTATACTGGGTTACAGTTGATGGCCTTGAGCATTTAACAACATATCACTATCGTGCATATGTGGAAACAGAAGATGGGACAGTTATTTATGGGGATGATGATAAATTTACTACATTGGCTCATGTAGCTACTGTAACAATTGCAGATGTTGCAACAAATGTTACGGACATAAGCGCTGATATTGATGCAAATGTTCCGTATGATGGAAAAGATGAAGTGACAGAAAAAGGGGTAGTATATTCAACAGCATCAAACCCAACAGTTGATGACTCTAAAGTCGATGGCGGTTCTGGAATGGGCGAGTTTACAGCTTCGTTATCAGGGTTAGTTGCAAATACTACCTATTATGCACGTGCTTATGCTATTAATGGAGTTGGTACTGTTTATACATCTGAAATTTCGTTTAAAACGGCCATTGGTATAGCAACGGTTGTTACCGGTGAAGCTACAGGAGCTGCAACATCTGCAATAATTGCTGGAAATAATGTAACTTATAATGGAGGTGCTGACGTTACCGAAAGGGGCGTATGTTATAGTACTTCTGAAAACCCAACTGTTGATGATATTGTAGTTAATGCAAGTGAAGCTGGAGATGGTGAATTTACTGTAGAGTTATCCGAACTGGATATGAATACTACTTATTATGCAAGAGCATATGCTATTAACAGTGAAGGTGTAGCGTATGGATCTGATGTTGTTTTTGCAACTTATCCTGCAGCAATGTATATTAATGGTAGCTTTACTGGTAATCCTTCTTGGAGTTGGGATGACCCTGCTGTTATAGAAATGATACCGGTACATAGTAATCCGCATCTTTTCTGGAAAATTGCATGGTTTGATGCCAACTCTGAATTAAAGTTTAATTCAGCCAAAGCATGGAATGGAACTGAGTTTGGTAAAGTTGGTGATGCGTCAGGAGAAAATGGTGTTTGGAATAAAGGTGGTGATAATATACCATCCGGAGAGGAAGGGTATAAAATGATTGTTGTGAACTTACTGACTAATACTATTCAAATTACAGATCCAGTTATTTATGCACAGGGTTCTGCTTTTGGAAATTGGAATGGAGGGGAGTTCTTATTTACTCCTGATGCAACTGATGCAAAAGTTCTTGTTTCTCCTGCTGCCGTTGCAGATGATAATGCAAGAATGTATGTAACAGCTACTACATTAACTAATGGAGATGGAAATGTGGTTGATTGGTGGCAGGCCGAGTTTAATGTTTATACTGGAGGAATTGAGTATAGAGGTACTGGTAATGATCAGGCTGCTGCTCCTATTTTAACAGGGCAAAAAGTTAAACTTAACTTTAGTACTGAGACTGGATTGTTTGAATAA
- a CDS encoding SusE domain-containing protein gives MKNYYIILFALLGLLTLTTSCEKDGDEPIIRKTVIAPEILTMPDLELLRANGDNEVTFVCSPVDAGFNASVNYFLEACPEGDGFQNVIQVYKGTTCSQIVLTVSELNAILLDGFKEDVTSSADFRIRCELETDAGMGVSSLEYSSQTVTTDVTVFGLLRLDVIVAGATGTPQKIVTLASDGFYEGFVKLEAGDSFTLLDPDNNITYGVNGSSLAKDGAAIAVEDAGWYKISAHTVDLTFENLRYLVGIVGVVNDWSAPDLVMDYDIDGKYWYLNAVVLPNGGMKFRHNEDWSNDFNFGVVDNSVELDFTNISLVNAGDSQDILMDAGTYDIKLWIDLDGDSKCSIVSSNP, from the coding sequence ATGAAAAACTACTATATAATATTATTTGCTCTGCTTGGCTTGTTAACATTAACAACCAGTTGTGAAAAAGATGGTGATGAACCAATTATTCGCAAAACAGTAATTGCACCAGAAATACTCACAATGCCAGATTTAGAGTTATTAAGAGCCAATGGCGATAATGAGGTGACATTTGTTTGTTCGCCAGTTGATGCAGGCTTTAATGCTTCGGTTAATTACTTTTTAGAAGCTTGCCCTGAAGGCGATGGCTTTCAAAATGTTATTCAAGTCTATAAAGGGACTACTTGTAGTCAAATAGTGTTGACTGTGAGTGAATTAAATGCAATACTTTTAGATGGGTTTAAAGAAGATGTTACATCATCTGCTGATTTTAGGATCCGTTGTGAACTTGAGACAGATGCGGGTATGGGAGTCAGTTCTTTAGAGTATAGCTCACAAACAGTGACAACCGATGTGACTGTATTTGGGTTATTACGATTGGATGTCATTGTTGCTGGAGCAACGGGAACACCTCAAAAAATTGTTACGCTGGCAAGTGATGGATTTTATGAAGGGTTTGTGAAGTTAGAGGCAGGCGACTCTTTTACCTTGTTAGATCCAGATAACAATATTACTTATGGTGTCAATGGATCAAGTTTAGCCAAAGATGGTGCAGCAATTGCAGTGGAAGATGCTGGATGGTATAAAATATCGGCTCATACAGTTGATTTAACTTTCGAAAACCTTAGATATTTGGTTGGTATTGTTGGTGTTGTTAATGATTGGTCTGCTCCCGATTTAGTGATGGATTATGATATTGATGGCAAATATTGGTATCTCAATGCTGTTGTATTACCTAATGGAGGAATGAAGTTTAGACATAATGAAGACTGGAGTAACGACTTTAACTTTGGAGTTGTAGACAATTCTGTGGAATTAGATTTTACTAATATAAGTTTGGTAAATGCTGGCGACTCGCAAGATATTCTTATGGATGCTGGAACTTATGATATTAAACTGTGGATTGATTTAGATGGAGACAGTAAGTGTTCTATTGTTTCAAGTAATCCATAA